One genomic region from Patescibacteria group bacterium encodes:
- a CDS encoding N-acetylneuraminate synthase family protein, whose translation MLDITVNTPGGKRKIGPGNPVFIIAEISGNHNQSYKRALKIIDSAVEAGVDAVKLQTYTADTITLDCKNKYFQVKSSNPDWDGHTLYSLYQMAHTPWDWQPKLKKYAEDKGVLVFSTPF comes from the coding sequence ATGCTAGATATTACAGTAAATACACCCGGGGGCAAAAGAAAGATTGGACCAGGCAATCCTGTATTTATTATTGCCGAAATATCAGGTAATCATAATCAATCTTATAAAAGAGCGTTAAAAATTATAGACTCTGCCGTGGAAGCTGGAGTGGATGCCGTTAAATTGCAAACCTATACCGCAGATACAATTACTCTTGACTGCAAGAACAAGTATTTTCAGGTTAAATCCAGTAATCCGGATTGGGATGGACATACTCTTTATAGCCTTTATCAAATGGCGCATACCCCTTGGGATTGGCAGCCAAAGCTAAAAAAATACGCGGAAGATAAAGGCGTTTTAGTTTTTTCAACTCCTTTTGA